Proteins encoded in a region of the Isosphaeraceae bacterium EP7 genome:
- a CDS encoding competence/damage-inducible protein A has translation MSAEVLSIGSELVSGQNLDTNSQWISRRLGSLGITVRFHTTLGDDLAENVDAFGIAARRCDLVIATGGLGPTQDDLTREALAALGGVGLVEDPASLAAISDMFTSRGLVMADRNRGQALFPAGSEPLPNRAGTAPGIWMAVGKSVVTCLPGVPAEMKIMFDEQVVPRLKAAGLVCRSIVHHKINMFGKGESDIEAQALDLTVRGHVPEVGITASKATISFRVRGEGADEAEALASIADTLAQIRERFAPLIVGEGDEDVVDGLVSQLKRRGATLALAESCTGGLIASQLTEVPGVSECFLGGVVSYSNKAKTDLLGVPADLIERHGAVSEEVARAMAVGALERFGADLALSVTGIAGPGGGTPEKPVGLIYIGLAMAGESAVRRLLMPSTHTRDLIQARTAKHAMNWARLALVERAAGRPIPSS, from the coding sequence ATGAGCGCCGAAGTCCTGTCCATCGGCAGCGAGCTGGTCAGCGGCCAGAACCTTGACACCAACAGCCAGTGGATCAGCCGCAGGCTCGGCTCGCTGGGCATCACCGTCCGGTTCCACACCACGCTGGGCGACGACCTGGCCGAGAACGTCGACGCCTTCGGGATCGCGGCGCGTCGATGCGACCTGGTCATCGCCACTGGCGGGCTCGGGCCGACCCAGGACGACCTGACCCGCGAGGCCCTTGCCGCGCTGGGGGGCGTGGGGCTCGTCGAGGACCCCGCGTCGCTCGCCGCCATCTCCGACATGTTCACGTCCAGGGGCCTGGTCATGGCCGACCGGAACCGGGGACAGGCCCTCTTCCCGGCCGGGTCCGAGCCCCTGCCCAACCGTGCGGGCACCGCGCCGGGCATCTGGATGGCGGTCGGCAAGTCGGTGGTCACCTGCCTGCCGGGCGTGCCGGCCGAGATGAAGATCATGTTCGACGAGCAGGTCGTCCCCAGGCTGAAGGCCGCGGGCCTGGTCTGCCGGTCGATCGTGCATCACAAGATCAACATGTTTGGCAAGGGTGAGTCGGACATCGAGGCCCAGGCGCTCGACCTGACCGTGCGGGGGCACGTCCCGGAGGTCGGCATCACGGCATCCAAGGCCACCATCTCGTTCAGGGTCCGCGGCGAGGGGGCCGACGAGGCCGAGGCGCTTGCCTCGATCGCCGACACCCTGGCCCAGATCCGCGAGCGGTTCGCCCCGTTGATCGTCGGCGAAGGGGATGAGGACGTCGTCGACGGCCTCGTCTCCCAGCTCAAGCGTCGAGGCGCGACCCTCGCGCTGGCCGAGTCGTGCACCGGCGGCCTCATCGCCAGCCAGCTCACCGAGGTCCCGGGCGTCAGCGAGTGCTTCCTCGGCGGGGTGGTCTCCTACTCGAACAAGGCGAAGACCGACCTGCTGGGCGTGCCGGCCGACCTCATCGAGCGTCACGGCGCGGTGAGCGAGGAGGTGGCCCGCGCGATGGCCGTCGGCGCGTTGGAGCGGTTCGGTGCCGACCTGGCGTTGTCGGTCACGGGCATCGCGGGGCCGGGCGGCGGGACGCCCGAGAAGCCGGTGGGCCTGATCTACATCGGCCTGGCCATGGCCGGCGAGTCGGCCGTGCGGCGGCTCCTGATGCCATCGACCCACACCCGCGA
- a CDS encoding HNH endonuclease, giving the protein MVCAVLERPTLVLNRNWQPVNVATVARSLTLVWNEAARIVDPDDFRLYDWADWIRLAPKEGEPFIRTVSSRLRVPEVLTLTRHDRPRQNPVTFSRRNLFKRDHSTCQYCGCQPGSEELTIDHVHPRSLGGATTWENCVLACVSCNARKSNRTVERAGMKLRKLPVRPAWKPFYDAPNIRIASWSRFLSEAYWNVPIDDPPSA; this is encoded by the coding sequence ATGGTCTGCGCCGTCTTGGAACGCCCGACCCTGGTCCTCAATCGCAACTGGCAGCCGGTGAACGTGGCCACCGTGGCACGGTCGCTGACCCTCGTCTGGAACGAGGCGGCCAGGATCGTCGACCCCGACGACTTCCGCCTCTATGACTGGGCCGACTGGATCCGCCTTGCCCCCAAGGAGGGCGAGCCCTTCATCCGCACCGTCTCGTCGAGGCTGCGCGTGCCCGAGGTGTTGACCCTCACCCGGCACGACCGGCCCCGGCAGAACCCGGTCACCTTCAGCCGCCGCAACCTCTTCAAGCGGGACCACTCGACCTGCCAGTATTGCGGCTGCCAGCCGGGCAGCGAGGAGCTGACCATCGACCACGTCCACCCCAGGTCCCTCGGCGGGGCCACGACCTGGGAGAACTGCGTCCTGGCCTGCGTCTCGTGCAACGCCAGGAAGTCGAACAGGACCGTCGAACGCGCCGGGATGAAGCTGCGGAAGTTGCCGGTTCGGCCCGCCTGGAAGCCCTTCTACGACGCCCCCAACATCCGGATCGCCAGCTGGTCGCGGTTCCTCAGCGAAGCCTACTGGAACGTCCCCATCGACGATCCCCCCTCGGCCTGA
- a CDS encoding GDP-mannose 4,6-dehydratase, which translates to MRYLITGGSGFIGGHLSERLLDEGHSVLVLDDLSTGRYGNLAHLEGRPGFEMRVASVTEPRVVEDCVVACQAVYHLASAVGVRLVVDQPVKTIETIVTGTDVVLKACSRYRRPVLLTSTSEVYGKSERIPFAEGDDCVIGPTTTRRWAYASAKMVDEFLALAHWHEARLPVVVARLFNTVGPRQTGRYGMVVPRFVQQALAGEPITVFGDGQQTRCFAHVSDVVTALVQLLSNPAAHGQVFNVGNDEEVTITQLAERVRRVTGSAAPIKYVPYREAYTAGFEDMQRRVPDLSKIRRLTGYKPTRNLDQILADVVAEQSAKTDRSAD; encoded by the coding sequence ATGCGTTATCTCATCACCGGCGGCTCCGGATTCATCGGCGGACACCTCTCCGAGCGCCTCCTCGACGAGGGGCACTCGGTGCTGGTGCTCGACGACCTGAGCACCGGCCGGTATGGGAACCTCGCCCACCTGGAGGGGCGCCCCGGATTCGAGATGCGGGTGGCCAGCGTCACCGAGCCCCGCGTGGTCGAGGACTGCGTCGTCGCCTGCCAGGCCGTCTATCACCTGGCCAGCGCCGTCGGCGTCCGGCTCGTCGTCGACCAGCCGGTCAAGACGATCGAGACGATCGTCACCGGCACCGACGTCGTGCTGAAGGCCTGCTCCCGTTATCGACGCCCGGTGCTGCTGACCTCGACCAGCGAGGTCTACGGAAAGAGCGAACGGATCCCGTTCGCCGAGGGTGACGACTGCGTCATCGGACCGACCACCACCCGCCGCTGGGCCTACGCCAGCGCCAAGATGGTTGACGAGTTCCTGGCCTTGGCCCACTGGCACGAGGCCAGGCTGCCGGTGGTCGTCGCCCGCCTGTTCAACACCGTCGGCCCGCGCCAGACCGGCCGCTACGGCATGGTCGTCCCCAGGTTCGTCCAGCAGGCGCTCGCGGGTGAGCCGATCACCGTCTTCGGCGACGGCCAGCAGACTCGCTGCTTCGCCCACGTCTCCGACGTGGTGACTGCCCTGGTGCAGCTCCTCTCCAACCCGGCCGCCCACGGCCAGGTCTTCAACGTCGGCAATGATGAAGAGGTGACCATCACCCAGCTCGCCGAGCGCGTCCGCAGGGTGACGGGCTCGGCCGCGCCGATCAAGTATGTCCCCTACCGAGAGGCGTACACCGCCGGCTTCGAGGACATGCAACGACGCGTGCCAGACCTCTCGAAGATCCGCCGCCTGACCGGCTACAAGCCCACGCGAAATCTCGACCAGATCCTCGCCGACGTCGTCGCCGAGCAGTCGGCCAAGACCGACCGCTCGGCAGATTGA